From the genome of Rhinatrema bivittatum chromosome 11, aRhiBiv1.1, whole genome shotgun sequence:
CACGTGGCAGCAGCAAGCAACTCTGGTTGCCACCTAGCTGGTGTTTGGCCAGCCtggctggtggctggcaggacctTTAAATCAGCAATTACATTGCTGATAATCCGCAGACCACCGGTTCCCTAGCGCTCCCCACACCCCTTGACTCCAGCAAAGGGCATCAATTCTTCTGGAGGGGAGGAGGTACCAGCTGCTCCCTTCTGCTTCTTTGGGCCTTCAGCTCAAGCGGAACTGGATTCTTTTGTCCCCCTCCCCGTTCataatttcacaaaaaaaaaaaaaaaaaaaaaaagttacacaaaaacaaacttttaaaGAATTTACAATTACAGTATGTGCGCCTCAACTAGAACATCCCAAATCAATCCAACAGCCacatggaaaagaagaaaatagtggGGGAATATTGCGATGGTTTGTCCggcttagccaaataagttgggggcattccagggtggagttaagttatctggctaagtccctggagagtttatccggctaagtctggtcgtgCCGGAGAGCAGTCCTGCGGTCAGACTCGGAGAAGTCTAGGACTTTTTCCAGCCATGTTGAGCGGAGCGCCTAATCATCAGCCTGGgatcacttatccggctaacccgAGCTGAGTAAATCGTCTGCTCACCGCCCTGCTGAATAGGGACCTCGGCGTTTCTAATCTAACACGGGGAGGGGGCATCAGACCAACTAAACTTACAAGATTCAAGCAGAAAAGGACCCCCCCAACAAGCCAACTAAATTAATTACCTGAATGTAGAAATGGAGGTTGTCAGGAGAAGCCAGATGTTCTGACAGCCTAATAAGCCTCTGGAACAAGCCCACTCCCAAATAATAAGCTAAAGAAGAGAGGCTGCAGAAGCGGGTTGCCTGGATTTGTCTTTTTATAAAGATCTCAAGATGTGGGTCAGTTTCCAAAAACGTGCATTTGTTCCCCTGAAAATGTTTTATACACCCACAGGGGAAACATTAAGAAAAACACctccccctatcccccccccctccactgagaaagaCCTCGGGTGCAGAAAGCTACATTTTATCTGCCTAAGTTGCCTGACCCTGTAggcatttaagaaagcatggggcaaTCTCTGGGGATCTCTGAAGGCGTGAAGGGCTTGTAGAGCTGAGGGGCTGGTGGGGTGGCAAAGGCTAGAGAGGCCCCGTGGCCTTCCGTTTCTGTCACCCTGGGGAAAAGACGTGCTTTGAGACCTAAGAAAGCAATCCACAGTTATTTGCAAAGCAAGATCATGACTGGTAACTTTTTCCAACAAGCTGGCAACcttagcaacagcagcagcaccgCGTCCaggctccttattttgtaaaTATGTGGGGCCGGCTGTGCTGATCCGGTGCAATGGGAGGTCAGCCCGGCTAGGCCCACGAGAGCTGCAAACCCTGGTGACTCAGCAGCGGGAGCTTCCCCAGACTCCAGTCTCCCGCAGCGCCCTGCGCTTCTGGCGGGATGTAGGGCGCGTGTACGCCAGGCTCCGGCAGAAAGCGCAGTCCGTGGCTCCCAGCAATCACTACTGTGGCTGGGCTAGGGAAGGCTAGAAAAATGGGGGAAAACACTCttgagtagttgtgaatgaagtctcattttactattatgaccttagtgtttcatattttttattactGATCCTAGTTCTGTATCATGTGTTTAGTATTTATTGTTCATGCTATCTAATTCTGATAATGACAtaaatgaatgatttttttttttttgttttcgctGTTCGTTGCTTTGATACTTTTTGGAACCTGTGGCACATCAGATAATAAAACTAACTAAACATTGTAACATAGCCCAACAGAGTCCAGTTCCGACTGAGATGGAAGCCCAGGGCACCAAGAGGAAATGCGAGGCCAAAAATACAATTCTGCCCCTAGCCCGTTCCCAGCAAAGGTCATCTGGAGAGAGAGAACACAGCTCAGACTTCCACTAGTGGTTTCACTTTGCAGTACTGGAAACCAGTAATAACTTACTTGAACTTGTGCTTGAATGAAGCCATCTTTTAACCCCATCAGTGTGGATACCAAATTAACCCTTTCTTTTtgttaaataacatttttttgaacATAGTAATATCTTTTAAACTATGTATCTCCCAAATTAAAGTCGCGCATGGCTGGAAAGAGAATCATTTTAGCTTTCCAGCGGTTTATACAACactcctggatggaataagagTGCCAGAGAGATAGATCTGCACattgattttgttttgctttccagGGTTTAGCCACTGGGTGATTAGCAAAGCTTCAGTTTGTGATACTGCTTATCCATTACCATTTTCGCAAAATAATTTTCAATCCTATTCACATTGGTTGCATCAGAAGGCTCACCTGTAAATAAGTATGTCATCTGTGGAGCTGTTGTACTGAATCTGGTACATACGGATTCCCGGAATGTGGTGTTGGGTGGGCCACTGGATCAGAACAGAGGAGGAGGTCAACTCAGCGACTGTGACCTTTCTCTCCGGCCGAACTTTGCTCTCATTGCCTGGGAAACTGGACTTGGCAGGGGTGAGGATGTCCAATAGACCAGACTCCACCTCTTTGTCACAGCTGGTGCTGTTGGCGAGGTGAGGGAAAGGGCTGACCTCCAGTTCAATGAGCGCCGTGGACTCCCCGGCGGCATTGGAGGCGATGCAGGTGAACGTGCCGCTGTCAGCTGCCAATGTGGCCAAAATATCCAGCGTTCCATTCTCGTAGGACATCGTCCTTGACGTGTTGGAGACCAGCTTCCCCTCAGGGGAGATCCAGCGCACGTAGGGGTCAGGATCACCCACAGCTTTGCACTTCAGGGAAGCAGCCTGGCCTTCCATAATGGTTTGTTTTGGGGTCCGATGAGTTATCATGGGAGGCTCGCAGACAAACTCTTCCTCTTTAATGGTCCAGAAGTACTTGCCCATGAGCTCAGGTGGTGAGGCACAGGTTTCCAGGTCATCTTCTCTAGTGAGGCGCCTGAGCCAGACAAGCTCACAGTTACAGTGCAAGGGATTCCCGCCAAAGCTAAGGACTAAAGACGTCAATGGGGATCCTTTAGACTTAGCATACACAGGAATCCTAGAAAACAAAGGGTCAGGGGGCATCTTTTTCAACTTATTTGAGGTCATGTCCAGCCGGGCAAGCTTGTGAAGGTTTGAGAAGATTCCCTCGGGGACGTAATCAATGAGATTGTGATCCAAGCTGATAGTGTTCACATTGCAAAGCTTCCCAATGGTGTCCCAGGGGATAATGACCAGGTTGTTGTAGGAGAGATCCAGGTCCTCTAGAGTTTCCAGAAAATCATCCAGAGACCCTGGTGCCACATAATGCAGCTGGTTGTTGCTTAGAATTAAGTGACGGAGGTTGACCAGGCCTTTAAAATGGTCTTCATCAATATAAGTCAGTCTGTTATTGTCCAGGTGCAAGGCGTGAAGTCCTTTTAGGTCAAAGAACGCATAGGGTGTGATTTGGCTAATGGTGTTCCTTGACAGAGTCAAGTGGATGAGGTTAGTCATGTTGGCAAAGTCCCTTCGCCTCAGGGTGGTGATGAAGTTGTCCATCAGCCTTAGCTCAGCCGTTCTCCTGTCAATGGTGGGTGGCACAAATAGCAACCCAGTTTTCGTGCAGAGTATGGTGAAGGATGGAGACACAGTTTGGCAGGTGCATCTCTTAGGGCACATCATGGCCTTCACCGATGTACTAATCATCAGTAGATATAGAGCCAGCCTTTCCATGGTAGGAAGAGTAATTAACCTATGGGAAAAGTAGAAAAAGGCAAATAAGAAATGTTTGCTAAACTAGTGGAAAGACATAGTAATAAAATGTCACGTTCAAGAGTAACATGGAGTATGAAGGCAGATGAAAGCCTTGAGCCTCATCCTATCTAGAGATTTACCTCTGGCCAGCCCAGTCTTTATTCCTTGTTCCCCCACCCAGGATTCTCTGTTTCTGTcacaggctgggggggggggggggggggagttcagggtgacttacgaggagggtctcaatgaactggagacagactggctaaactggtggagatattggcaaactggtgatggCAAGTGCGCACacgtatttaaaaatatattgatttCCCTGTATAAATTAGAGTTTTACCCACTCAGGTTATATCTTTgcttgcatgtaaaatatacgcgcatatatttataaaatcgAGAAAGTATGCGCTTTCAGTGCGTTGCTGGTATTCACGTGTACTGAAACATGCATGTATATATTGGGGGTGGACACAGGCATACATTATAATCTGTATGGCACACATatgcgcaacttataaaatactattgtagatctCCATGCggccatatatgcgtgtatattgtgGTGCACACAGTTCTTTGAAAGTAACcctcttacaggtgaattttcaaaggagttgcgcacgtaaatgtaacatgctatcgtagcaattttcaaaagccatttatgcatgtcaAGCGCACTTACCCGGgtatatcctatggacaattcaatggcatatagcatagcagttttcaaaagcccacttccatgtataaatgcttttgaaaatcaggacctaggactgtaagctctctggggcagggaaatacctgctgtacctgaaagtaatctaatctgaagtgcctgaaaggtaaaatataaataataataggtTGTTATTCAAAGTATTGGTTTGCTTACTTCTTTGGCTTTTTTCCTAAGcctcttttttattttgtccTGTTCAGTTATATTTCTTCAATTTCATAGGGGCCCACATTTCATCTGTGGTAAGGTTTTCATTTGCATAGGTGTGAATAGTCTGAAATCTTCGCCCGAACCTGTCCAGACATGATTAGGCTCCTGTGATGCATGCAGTGATTATTGGTCAACTTGACTACTGTCACTCTTTAataacataagatgtgccatgctgggccagaccaatggtccctcgagcccagcatcctatctccgacAGCAGCCATGCCACACCGACTGGAAGTACCCATGATGTCTCAATGTGAAAGTCTACGAAAATGTATATGGGGATAAAAAATAGACTTCAGCGTATTCGAACTACCACAACCTGAATTTTACTCTACCTGAAGCTATGAGATCCTATTTCTCCAATCTTAAAAAGCCTATGTGGACTCCCGAGTAACTGGAGAGCACAATTCAAGGTTCTcttctttggggtagattttcaaaccgcgcgaattggcgtacttttg
Proteins encoded in this window:
- the LOC115073228 gene encoding leucine-rich repeat and fibronectin type III domain-containing protein 1-like protein isoform X1 produces the protein MERLALYLLMISTSVKAMMCPKRCTCQTVSPSFTILCTKTGLLFVPPTIDRRTAELRLMDNFITTLRRRDFANMTNLIHLTLSRNTISQITPYAFFDLKGLHALHLDNNRLTYIDEDHFKGLVNLRHLILSNNQLHYVAPGSLDDFLETLEDLDLSYNNLVIIPWDTIGKLCNVNTISLDHNLIDYVPEGIFSNLHKLARLDMTSNKLKKMPPDPLFSRIPVYAKSKGSPLTSLVLSFGGNPLHCNCELVWLRRLTREDDLETCASPPELMGKYFWTIKEEEFVCEPPMITHRTPKQTIMEGQAASLKCKAVGDPDPYVRWISPEGKLVSNTSRTMSYENGTLDILATLAADSGTFTCIASNAAGESTALIELEVSPFPHLANSTSCDKEVESGLLDILTPAKSSFPGNESKVRPERKVTVAELTSSSVLIQWPTQHHIPGIRMYQIQYNSSTDDILIYRMIPSASKSFYLSDLVASRDYDLCVLAVYDDGSTALTATRVIGCVQFTTEQEFKQCRSLHAQFLGGTMIIIIGGIIVASVLVFIFILLMKYKVYSQHPHRHHHHPRSKGARVINVCSQTNGSSQGGTMACSTSKLAERRESLLQEDAGVALKDKPVTDPSQDGKKVTLPDTALLTREAFSQ
- the LOC115073228 gene encoding leucine-rich repeat and fibronectin type III domain-containing protein 1-like protein isoform X2 produces the protein MERLALYLLMISTSVKAMMCPKRCTCQTVSPSFTILCTKTGLLFVPPTIDRRTAELRLMDNFITTLRRRDFANMTNLIHLTLSRNTISQITPYAFFDLKGLHALHLDNNRLTYIDEDHFKGLVNLRHLILSNNQLHYVAPGSLDDFLETLEDLDLSYNNLVIIPWDTIGKLCNVNTISLDHNLIDYVPEGIFSNLHKLARLDMTSNKLKKMPPDPLFSRIPVYAKSKGSPLTSLVLSFGGNPLHCNCELVWLRRLTREDDLETCASPPELMGKYFWTIKEEEFVCEPPMITHRTPKQTIMEGQAASLKCKAVGDPDPYVRWISPEGKLVSNTSRTMSYENGTLDILATLAADSGTFTCIASNAAGESTALIELEVSPFPHLANSTSCDKEVESGLLDILTPAKSSFPGNESKVRPERKVTVAELTSSSVLIQWPTQHHIPGIRMYQIQYNSSTDDILIYRSKQNEQVRAQDFSGPDRCISDQDN